Proteins found in one Parasteatoda tepidariorum isolate YZ-2023 chromosome 7, CAS_Ptep_4.0, whole genome shotgun sequence genomic segment:
- the LOC107442023 gene encoding uncharacterized protein, which translates to MKLAWMFCLLLAGKLSTASPGEEKAIGGETNSESSYMMAFPMDDDQIAEESAQAAVKMLAETLAEADSDDEDDEPAEVEEKKEEESSTPAPEEKQEDQTEQPEPMVILQAQLDTEEEAQKPPMPQRPFFKRPKIEELRKILGFPPPEGPASKAKPIPQEKPKVFQGLFSKPRPKFEPKIEQSPLGGVQINLRREDRMRPFGFPMLPLKRDDSFRPFGIPDLVQAASSLIRRAIVDDNNENDISKDDKEEEENANQSEPEESGEEEDEESLMIVPIPDSKEMNPERPPFFRRLPLPLPFPVSRHSQQNRPRLPLPPLTPVAFFLPIAQQIMQNIRSQHPRSQPPLVPIAPMHPAQNFIPIQTQNQIVPFHHAMQQQQIIHIPQPSQHIPLFHQPAQQFMPNILLPQSALHVPVLTPLLPNMQRPAMRQIPRRLPVHAQPPQMTRRIPFPAQMSRVSAPPQPHPQMQPQFINPIVRRPLQAAANIRSMQRVVRPPMPPMHPVILMMPMPVPNMHVPIAQQQQQIPVYHRPQHIQFVPQPQHVQPMPQQRQFFQAPEEERVIFLRPDQEEQDDDQEVLILVPSDEVEVTQRPPMLPPQLVRQVPTPVVNPLQRIKLLRDLLLARQANRQAMMPPQNRPPRVVEIVQQQLRIFPAHHQQIHPSQLQRADPSELHPVYVPYPGPQ; encoded by the exons ATGAAGCTAGCTTGGATGTTCTGTTTGCTCCTAGcgg GAAAACTATCAACTGCTTCCCCTGGAGAAGAGAAAGCCATAGGCGGAGAAACCAACTCG GAATCCAGTTACATGATGGCATTCCCAATGGATGATGACCAAATAGCTGAAGAAAGTGCACAAGCAGCTGTCAAAATGCTAGCCGAAACTCTAGCTGAAGCTGACAGTGATGATGAGGACGATGAACCTGCCGAGGTTgaggaaaagaaagaagaagaatctTCTACACCTGCCCCTGAAGAGAAACAGGAAGACCAGACAGAACAGCCTGAGCCAATGGTCATTCTTCAAGCTCAATTGGACACTGAGGAAGAAGCTCAAAAACCACCTATGCCACAAAGACCATTCTTCAAAAGGCCAAAAATCGAAGAACTTAGAAAAATTCTAGGTTTCCCACCCCCTGAAGGACCTGCTTCCAAAGCCAAACCTATTCCACAAGAGAAACCTAAAGTTTTCCAAGGACTTTTCAGTAAGCCAAGACCAAAATTTGAACCAAAAATAGAGCAGTCGCCATTAGGTGGAGTACAAATCAATTTGAGAAGAGAAGATCGCATGAGACCGTTCGGTTTCCCAATGCTCCCCCTGAAAAGAGACGATAGCTTTAGGCCTTTTGGAATTCCAGACCTTGTACAAGCAGCTTCTAGTCTTATTCGCAGAGCAATAGTTGATGACAACAATGAAAATGATATCAGCAAAGAtgataaagaagaagaagaaaatgcaAACCAAAGTGAACCCGAAGAAAGTGGCGAGGAAGAAGATGAAGAATCTCTTATGATCGTTCCGATACCAGACTCCAAAGAAATGAACCCCGAACGACCTCCTTTCTTTAGAAGATTGCCTCTACCTTTACCTTTCCCTGTATCACGACATTCACAACAAAACAGACCACGACTACCTTTACCACCTCTTACACCAGTTGCTTTCTTCCTACCCATAGCTCAACAAATTATGCAGAATATTCGATCTCAACATCCTAGATCTCAACCTCCCTTAGTTCCCATTGCACCTATGCATCCAGCACAAAACTTCATTCCAATTCAAACCCAAAACCAAATTGTTCCTTTTCACCACGCAATGCAACAACAGCAAATAATTCATATACCTCAACCCTCACAACACATTCCTCTCTTTCACCAACCTGCACAACAATTTATGCCAAACATTCTTTTACCTCAATCTGCTCTTCACGTACCTGTACTAACACCTCTTCTTCCTAACATGCAGCGCCCTGCTATGCGACAAATTCCCCGTAGACTACCTGTTCACGCTCAACCCCCTCAAATGACCCGCAGAATACCCTTCCCTGCTCAAATGAGCCGAGTGTCTGCACCACCTCAACCCCATCCTCAAATGCAACCACAATTCATAAATCCAATTGTTCGACGTCCCCTTCAAGCTGCTGCAAATATTCGTTCGATGCAACGAGTTGTTAGACCCCCAATGCCGCCTATGCATCCAGTCATTCTTATGATGCCAATGCCAGTTCCTAACATGCACGTGCCAATTGCTCAACAACAGCAGCAAATTCCAGTCTACCACAGGCCACAACACATTCAATTTGTACCTCAACCTCAACATGTCCAACCTATGCCTCAACAGCGTCAATTCTTTCAAGCTCCAGAAGAAGAACGCGTCATATTCTTGAGACCAGATCAAGAAGAACAGGATGACGATCAAGAAGTTCTTATACTTGTTCCAAGTGATGAGGTGGAAGTCACTCAAAGGCCACCAATGTTGCCACCTCAACTAGTCAGGCAGGTCCCGACCCCAGTAGTAAATCCTCTTCAAAGAATTAAACTTCTTAGAGATTTATTGCTCGCTCGTCAAGCCAACCGCCAAGCTATGATGCCCCCTCAAAATCGTCCACCCCGAGTTGTAGAAATCGTGCAACAGCAACTTCGAATTTTCCCTGCTCATCATCAACAAATTCATCCATCCCAACTCCAGAGAGCGGATCCAAGTGAACTACACCCAGTTTACGTCCCATATCCAGGACCTCAGTGA